Genomic segment of Paenalkalicoccus suaedae:
TTGTGTTGCAGCAACGACACCAGCTCCTGCTGCATCGAGCGCTAATGCTGTACCTAACAGACAGGCCTCGCGTACGCTGATTGACCCTGACTTATCCATATCTGCCTGCATTGGCGTGCGAAGAACGGTCACCACTAGCCCGAAAAAAGGAATCGTCATCTCATGTTTTTTAAGCTCACTTGGTCGCGATGCTTGTAAGAGCGCGACAATTCCTAAGGCTAGCAATAAATAGGCTCCCGCTTGATTCACGACAGTTGGTGAAATAAATTGAAACAGACTACGTCCAACGATAAAGGCGACGCCAGCAGCCACGCCGGAAAAAGCACCAATAACAAGAATCGATTTAAATGGCACACGCATTTTCCTCAAGCCGTACGTAAATCCTACTCCAAAACTATCTAAGCTGACCGCCAAAGCCAGGAGAATCATCATATAATAGCCCTCCTTCATTCGTTAGACTACTATATGAGATTTGGGCTTTTATGTGCGAATCGGCTGACAAACCGGACACGTATGCGTACCGCGACCTCCCACAACGGATCGAATAATCGACGCTTCGCAGTGATGACAAGGCTCGCCAGTACGTCCGTAAACAGCGAGCGTTTGTTGGAACATTCCCATCTCTCCTTGCCCATTCACATACGATTTTATCGAGGATCCGCCAAGGTCAACCGCCTCTTGTAGAGTCGCTTTTATATGATGCGCGAGCTCCTCATACTCCTTATCCGTTAAGCTATTTGCAGGAGTCGTTGGGTGTATGCGCGACCGATAGAGCGTCTCATCCACGTAAATATTCCCAAGACCTACAAGCTTTGTCTGATCTAACAGCACGGTCTTAATCGCACGCTGAGACCGCTTCACCTTGTCTTTCAATACGCTCGCATTAAAGTCCGCATCTAATGGCTCTGGCCCTAGTTGCTTCAGTGGGAGCTCCGTTAACTCCTCTCCCTTTTTAAACACGTGCATCGTTCCAAACTGACGCACGTCAGAGTACCTCAGCTCCTTCCCACTCTCAAACGTAAATCGCACATGCGTGTGCTTATCTACCTCTTCATCCGCTTCTACGACCCCATAGCGACCTTCCATTCGTAGGTGAGAAACTAACGTGTAATCGTCAAGCTCTAAACGCAAAAACTTTCCTCTACGATGCAATGCTTGAAAGGTTTGTCCTTCAAGCATCGTTTCGAATTCCTGAATATCCTCAGGCTTTATAATAATTCTCGCTAATGTCACCGTCACCTTTTTTATCTTCTCTCCGACGATTAAGCCGGACAGCGTTCGGCGAACGGTTTCAACCTCTGGTAATTCTGGCACTGCCTTTCTCCCCTTCCTGCTTACTTTGCGTCATACCATGTGTCACCTGATGACACATCAACTGTAAGAGGCACATCTAATGCAACGGCTTCTTCCATCACTTTTTTCACGAGATCCTGCATCACTTCTATTTCGTCCTTGGGCACTTCAAAAATCAGTTCATCGTGCACCTGCAAGAGCATGCGCGATTGTACCTGTTTCTCTTCCATCGCATGCGCCATATCAACCATGGCTTTTTTAATGATGTCCGCAGCACTACCTTGAATCGGCGTGTTCATGGCTGTTCGCTCAGCAAAGCTTCGCAAATTAAAGTTACGGCTCGTCATATCAGGCAAGTAGCGACGACGCTTTAACATCGTGGTGACAAAGCCATTCTCTCTCGCCTCATCAACGATTGACTCCATATAATCCTTCACGCCAGGATAGCTTTCAAAGTATTTATCAATAAACTCCTGCGCCTTCTTACGCGTGATCGAGAGGTTTTGAGACAAGCCATAATCGCTAATCCCATACACAATCCCAAAGTTTACCGCCTTAGCCGTACGACGCATCAGATCTGTTACTTCATCAGCCGTGACGCCAAAGACGTCCATTGCCGTCTTCGTGTGGATGTCCATATTATTCTTAAATGCCTCAATCAATCCCTTATCTTGAGAAATATGAGCCAATACGCGCAGCTCAATTTGGGAATAATCGGCTGCTAAAATAATAGAGCCCTTCTCTTCTGGTACAAATGCGCGACGAATGCGACGTCCTTCCTCTAAACGGATCGGAATATTTTGCAGGTTCGGCTCCGTGGAGCTAAGTCGTCCCGTTTGGGTAATCGCCTGATTAAAGATCGTATGGATCTTGCTCGTTTTTGTATGGACAGACTTTAACAATCCTTCAATATACGTTGAGTTCAGTTTGCCTAGCTGTCTATATAAAAGAATCTCTTTGACAATGTCGTGCTCACTCTCAAGCTTTTCTAACACATCTGCAGATGTCGAATAGCCTGTCTTCGTTTTCTTTTGGACAGGTAGTCCAAGTTTCTCAAATAAAATCACGCCAAGCTGTTTAGGTGAATTGATATTAAAGGACTCTCCTGCAAGCTCGTGAATCTTCTCTTCCATGGTAGCAAGCCTCGAAGAGAGATCTTCCCCAATCGCTTTGAGCGCTTCTTGATCAATGGCAACGCCGTTTTGCTCCATGCGTCCTAATATGACCGATAGTGGCATCTCAAGCTCGGTTAACAGCTCCAGCTGCTCATTCTCTTCAAGCTCGCGCTGTAGCTCGTCCTGCAGCTCAAAGATCGCTTTCGCTTTTCTACCTAGATGTTGCGCAAGCTCGTCCGTGCCCGGTACATGACGCTTTTTCCCTTTGCCATACACCACTTCATCGTCCTGCACTTGAATGCCCTTTTTTCGCTTCGCGATATCCGAAATATCATGTGAGCTTGCAGATGGATCTAATAAATACGACGCAATTTGCATATCAAACGCAACGCCTTCAACGCGCACACCAGTCCAACCAAGCGTCACGACAGCACGCTTTGCATTAAAGACAAACTTTTCTTTCGTTTCGTCCTCCGCCCAAGCCTGGAACGCGTCGCTTTCCGTCACACTCGGATCAAAGTAGTACACGCCATTTTTATTCGCAATCGCAATTCCAACCATGGATGCGTTATGATAATTTTCTTCGAGCGACTCAACGACGAGCGCCGCCTGATCGTCTGTAATAATGTCAGCAAATTCTTTCCCGATTTCGACAGAAATATCTTCGACTTCCTCGACCTCTTCAGCCTCTCCGTCAATGCGATTTAATAACGATTGGAATTCAAGGTCCTTAAACAGCTCCGTTACCTTAGTGGCATCATACTCCTGACGTACCATTTCATCCATCGTCACCTCAATCGGCGCCTCAATCATAATCGTCGCAAGCTCTTTTGACATAAATGCTTGCTCTTTATTATCTTCAAGCTTTTCCTTCAGCTTTTTCCCAGAAACCGCGTCGAGATTCTCATACACCCCTTCGACTGTTCCATGCTCCTTTAAAAGCTTCAGCGCCGTTTTTTCTCCAACACCAGGCACTCCTGGAATATTGTCCGAACTATCTCCCATGAGTCCCTTCATGTCGATAATTTGAGATGGAGTTAGTCCATACGTCTCATCTAACATAGCTAAGTCATACGTATCCACATTCGTAATCCCTTTACGAGTTAGCCCTACTTTGACGTTTTTATCCACAAGCTGCAGCAAGTCCTTATCTCCGCTATAAATCTTTACTTCCGTATCAGCGTCCTGCTTCGCATGTGTTGCAATTGTTCCAATAATATCGTCCGCTTCATAGTTCTCAAGCTCTTTATAGCTAATGTTGAACGCCTTTAACAGGTCACGCATTAGCGGTAGTTGCTCCGCTAATTCAGGCGGTGTCTTTTGACGCTTTCCTTTATATTCTTTAAATGTGTTATGTCTGAAGGTTGTTTTACCCGCATCAAACGCTACGAGCATATGTGTAGGATTTTCTTCTTCTAGTACTTTTAGTAGCATAGTTGTAAATCCGTATACTGCGTTCGTATACACACCCTTATCGTTATTCAATAATGGCAGCGCAAAAAACGCTCGATACGCAATACTATTGCCATCGACTAATACAAGCTTTTTCATGAAAACACCTCGTTAATCATTTGATACCGTTAGTTTACCATGTTTGGGGGTAGAAAAGAAAAGGCAGGCGGTACAGAGCGCTTCTATATTGGAGTTCAAGTGCGGGCACCTTCGGCGCCCCTGCGCGGCGGGCGCTGCATACCTGTGTGGCTTACTCAACTATTTCGAACGGCCGAACCAGCGGCCGTTCGAAAGGATTTTCGTTGCGCGATAGTGCTACACGGGTATTTCGCACCCGCCGCTCCGGTTCGCTTACGGCTACAGAATATATGTGACTTACTTCTTTTTATTTTGAAAATCAACCTGTAAAAGAAGTAATGGATAACTTACTTGAAGTAAGGCGTAAGTTGCCAGAACAAACGCGGAACAAGCAAGAAACAGCTCGGAACTTGGGTAAATTAAGTCGCTAAAAAAGAATAAAAAAAAGAAGTAAGTGCTACCTGTTACTAATCTATCTACTAATTAATTAAGCTTCATCACAAAGAAGCTCGAAAGCAGGCAGACTCGAAGGACATTCGGAGACAATCCATAGGGAAAAGAGATCATTGAGATCCCACAGGAGGCGTTTAGGAGGAGACGACAGTCGAGTCCTGCCGACGAGGAAGCTCAAAGACCGGCCCTATGGATGTCGTAGAGTGTCCGGAGGGCTGACGGCTTGGGGTGGTATGAATCTCCTTTAAAGATAGCATCAACCGTTAGCCTGAAATCAGCGGGAAAATCACCCACTGCTTTCTAAGGGCAAGGCTACCTCAAAAAGCTCGCAAAGACCGCAAGCTTTTTGTGATGCTTTTCAGACCGTGGAAGACCACACGGTCAATGGATGTCGTAGAGTGTCCGGAGGGCTGACTGCTCTTACCTTCTTTAACTCAACGAACAGAACGTAACTAGTCAGCACTTCATCAATAAAAGCTCGAAGAGCTTAGAAAGCTAGTTAGCTCCTTAGCATCTAAAAAAGTACAAAAAATAGGATGAGAGCTCAGGGGGAGTCTCTCATCCTAATCAAAGGGGATGTAACACATGTGTAGCAGGGTAGCTACACGCGCGTAAACAGTTCACACCCCTTACTTTACGGCACGATTATCAAGCTATCGTGAAGCGTGTGTAAATAATTTGTAAAGTTACTCCGTTTCCTTCCAAGATCTAAAAAACACAATTCGGAACGTCGTCCCTTTACCAGGCTTACTTTCAACCGAAAGCTTTGCACCATGCGCTTCTGCCAAGTGCTTCACTATCGCAAGACCTAAACCAGTTCCCCCTGAATTACGGCTCCTTGCTCGGTCTACGCGATAAAACCGCTCAAAAATTCTCGGTATTTCTTTTTTCGCAATCCCAATCCCCGTATCAGACACCTCTAGAACGATCGACTCCGCCAGCTCTTTGGCGCGAACCGTCACTTCTCCTCCTTCTGGTGTATACACGATTGCGTTGTTAATTAAATTCATGACGATTTGTTTTAGGCGAGCCGGATCCGCTGGGATCGTCACGTTCCCTTGAATTTTCTTCGTAAGCGTCATGTTCTTTTCCGTTGCTCTTTCAGAAAGAACGGTGAATGTCGAATCAATCAGCTCCTCAACGTCTACATCCTGCCAGTTAAGTTGGAAGTGCTCTCCTTCGATTTTAGATAGCTCAAGTAAATCGTGAATGAGACCTTCTAATCTCTCTGACTCATTAGCAATGATTGTTAAAAAGCGTTCTCGGAGCGCTGCATCGTTCATTGCACCGTCAA
This window contains:
- the polA gene encoding DNA polymerase I, with protein sequence MKKLVLVDGNSIAYRAFFALPLLNNDKGVYTNAVYGFTTMLLKVLEEENPTHMLVAFDAGKTTFRHNTFKEYKGKRQKTPPELAEQLPLMRDLLKAFNISYKELENYEADDIIGTIATHAKQDADTEVKIYSGDKDLLQLVDKNVKVGLTRKGITNVDTYDLAMLDETYGLTPSQIIDMKGLMGDSSDNIPGVPGVGEKTALKLLKEHGTVEGVYENLDAVSGKKLKEKLEDNKEQAFMSKELATIMIEAPIEVTMDEMVRQEYDATKVTELFKDLEFQSLLNRIDGEAEEVEEVEDISVEIGKEFADIITDDQAALVVESLEENYHNASMVGIAIANKNGVYYFDPSVTESDAFQAWAEDETKEKFVFNAKRAVVTLGWTGVRVEGVAFDMQIASYLLDPSASSHDISDIAKRKKGIQVQDDEVVYGKGKKRHVPGTDELAQHLGRKAKAIFELQDELQRELEENEQLELLTELEMPLSVILGRMEQNGVAIDQEALKAIGEDLSSRLATMEEKIHELAGESFNINSPKQLGVILFEKLGLPVQKKTKTGYSTSADVLEKLESEHDIVKEILLYRQLGKLNSTYIEGLLKSVHTKTSKIHTIFNQAITQTGRLSSTEPNLQNIPIRLEEGRRIRRAFVPEEKGSIILAADYSQIELRVLAHISQDKGLIEAFKNNMDIHTKTAMDVFGVTADEVTDLMRRTAKAVNFGIVYGISDYGLSQNLSITRKKAQEFIDKYFESYPGVKDYMESIVDEARENGFVTTMLKRRRYLPDMTSRNFNLRSFAERTAMNTPIQGSAADIIKKAMVDMAHAMEEKQVQSRMLLQVHDELIFEVPKDEIEVMQDLVKKVMEEAVALDVPLTVDVSSGDTWYDAK
- the ytaF gene encoding sporulation membrane protein YtaF, with amino-acid sequence MMILLALAVSLDSFGVGFTYGLRKMRVPFKSILVIGAFSGVAAGVAFIVGRSLFQFISPTVVNQAGAYLLLALGIVALLQASRPSELKKHEMTIPFFGLVVTVLRTPMQADMDKSGSISVREACLLGTALALDAAGAGVVAATQHYSWIFPVIVGGLCVLFLTLGKGLGLRCEKALGFATYIPGLLLILLACLKL
- the mutM gene encoding DNA-formamidopyrimidine glycosylase encodes the protein MPELPEVETVRRTLSGLIVGEKIKKVTVTLARIIIKPEDIQEFETMLEGQTFQALHRRGKFLRLELDDYTLVSHLRMEGRYGVVEADEEVDKHTHVRFTFESGKELRYSDVRQFGTMHVFKKGEELTELPLKQLGPEPLDADFNASVLKDKVKRSQRAIKTVLLDQTKLVGLGNIYVDETLYRSRIHPTTPANSLTDKEYEELAHHIKATLQEAVDLGGSSIKSYVNGQGEMGMFQQTLAVYGRTGEPCHHCEASIIRSVVGGRGTHTCPVCQPIRT